TGGCATCGAGCCACAGCACGGCGTGCGCATGCTGGTCCAGCGAACGGAAATTCAGCGTCACCAGCTGATCGTGGTCAACGCTGAGCACGTAGGTGCGCGTGCCGCCCGCGGAAAGGAAACTATCGCTGACGTACTGGCCCACGGGCAGTGGTGTCGGCGCGGCGAGATGCAGCGCCGGCTGGCCGTCGGGCGTGTTGCCGCTCTGGCGGATGGCGATGTACCAGATGCCATCGCTATCGACGTGCAGCGCATCGTTCCAGTCGTTGCTGCCGATCCAGGTGCTTTCTAGTTGCTGGAAGCTGGCGTCGTAGATGGCGAAGTTGACGCCCGCCCAGCCGCTGAGCAGGTAATCCTGCCCGGCCTTGACGTGGATGGCGTAAACACCAGGATTTGCGGGAATGTCGTTCTGTGCCTGCGCCGTATCGTCAAGCGACACCGGGCCACCCGCCGTGAAATTCAGTGTGACCGGCGACGCGTAGGACGTTTCGAAATCCAGCGTGTAGTCGCCCGGCGTGAGGAAGATGTAATCACCCTCGACGTCGCTGTAGACATAACCGTTGCCCAATTCGCCACTCGCGTCGCGCAGCGTCCAGTTCACGCCGTTGTCCGCGCTTGCCGCCACGCTGAAGAGCGTTGGCTGATCCAGGTGGAATGTGTAGCGCAGCGGCGTATCTGAGGAGAGCGTCACCGTCGTGGACGGCCCCACGGGCAGTGGCGCCACGGTGGGCTGCGCACTGGCGTTGTGGTTCACCAGGGTCGTGCCGAATGTGAAGGTCGCCGCCGTGCTGGCTTCAGTCAGCACCAGGGTGTAATTGCCCGCCAGGGACAGGGAGATCTGCACCGAGCCCTGGCCGCTGTAAATGCTGCCGCTGTAAGCGCGGTAGCCATCCGGATCGACGATGTACCACCATGCGTTGGCGACCGACGGATTCGTATACGTCAGCGTAAGTACGTCGCCGGGCTGCGCGTCGATGTGACGAACCTGGTGGTCGTCGTAGTCGGTGAGTGACAGGTCCACATCGGTGCCGTAGCTGATGGCCGCGGCTTGGTTAAGGTCGATCAGTCGCAGGCTGCCGGTGAGTGCGTCGCTGCTCGCCGCCACCATCGCCGCTGCTACGGATTCGCCACCGGAGGAGACAGGGTTGCTGGTCAGGCGCAGCGTGTAATGCCCAGCCTGCAGGCGCAGCACGTTGTCGCCAAGGTTGTTCAGCCACGCGTTGTTGATCACCGCATTGCCGTAATCATCCACCATGGTGGCGTAGATGTTCTCGCCATCGATGCCCGCGGAGGTCAGCAGGAACTGGCCTGCCGAGGCAAGGTTGATGTCGTAGTCCGTGCAATACGCGGTGGACGCGTCCAGGTTGAAGGCGGTGTCCTGGTCGGCACTGAGCGTCTGGCGCGGCACGGCCACCGGCGAGGCGTGCAAAGTAAAGCTGGCGTCCGCGCTGTTGCTGCTCGTGCGGTAGACGATCAACACGTAGTTGTCGTTCTGGAGCAACAAGGGATCGATGTCGCCGTCGGCGGACGACGCCACCATGCCACCCCACTGCGAGTAGAGCGCCCAGCCCAGGCTTTCGCTGGCGTCGCTGATGCCCAGGTTAAGCGGCGTGTTGCCATCGGGATAGAACGACCACGCCATCGAGCTCTGGCCGGCCGGCAGCGTTATGGGGCCATCCGCGTTGGGCAGTTCATTGGACGCGTCCGCCACGGCATAGCTGTATGCCACGTCCGTGTCGTTGCTGTAGATGCGGATCTCGTAATTGCCCGGTGGCACGCTGAGCGCGCGGCCGTCGTTGCCCGAGCTGTACTGGCTGCCATCCCGGTAGATCTCGAACCAGGTATTGCGATTCGTCCCCAGGTCGGCGATGGCGAACGTGCCGCCCTGCGGAAGGTTAAGCGCGTATACCTGCGGTCGAGACGTGTCCTCGCCGCTGTTACCTTGGATGACGTCGCCCAGCTGCACCGTAGGCCACTGGTAGGGCGTGACCGTGACGTGGACATTCGCCGCCACATCGTCCGGGAACTGGCCCGTCAACAGCAGGGTGTAAGTGCCGGCGGGCACCGTGTCGACGTCGTAGTCGTCCGCGCTCTCATTGCTGTAGACCGTATCGCCATTGCTGTCCATCAAGGCCCAGCGAAGGTTCGAGGTGTCGTCGATGCCGAACGTTACGTGCAACGGGCCGCCCTGGTTAAGTTGCACCTGATACGCCGCCATGCCATTGCCGACCGGGAGCGTGACATCGGCGCCACCGGCAGAAAGCACCGATGCCTGGTTCAATGCGAGCCACTGCAGTGCAAATTGACTGCCCTCATCGCCGTTGAACCACACGACGTAGGAGCCCGCATGCAGCAGTTCGCGGAACGGCGAACCGCTTTCGTAGTTCTCCTGCGAAATTTCACTCGGCGTCACGCGCGAGAAATCGGGTGTTTCGCCCACCGGGGCAATGCCCCAATTCACCCAGTTGTCGCTGCCGATGTCATGGAACTGGACGTACGTATCCTGTGTAAGGTCGATACGCCAGGCGATCAGGTCATCGGTGCTGTCGAACGTGCCGCTCAGCGTGTCGCCGGGCTGCGTGTTCGGCATGGCCTGCGGAATCAGCGTCATGGTGGCGTTGGCCGCTGCGCTCGCGTTCGTGCGCGAGATCAGCAGGAAGTTGCCCGAGGGCCACAGCGTGTGCGTCACCCGCGGATCGTCATGCGAGGTGCCTGCATCGATCACGTTGCCGTTGGCGTCGTACAACGTCCAGGACAAGTCGTCGCCGCTCAGTTGCGCTTGGAGTGCCGTCGGCTGGCCGGGATCGACCCGGAACAGCTCCGCATACTGGCCGATGGCCATGGGTATGCCGTAGCTGCCGTTGGTGGAAAGGGGCGTGGCGGTGGTGGTGTCGATCGTCTGGTAGGCGTAGGTGGCGTCGTCCTGCGTTGCCTCGATAGTGAGAACGTAGTCGCCCGCCGAAGGCAGATATCCGTATGGCGCGCCACCTTCCGTGACGTCGTTCCACGGGGCGCTGCCATCGCTATTGGCGGGGCTCAAGCTCCAGTGCACGCCGTGCGATCCGAGATCGGTCAGCAAGGTCGCCACGCTCAGCGCCTGGTCGAAGCCGATGGTGAGCTGATAGCTCACGCTGTCGCCCGCATGAGCGAGGCTGCCGCTGAACGCAGCGCCCCAGGCCAGCGGCGCCGTCGCCGAGGCGTACGACTGCGTGGCGACCAGCGTGTAGGTCTCGGCGGAGCCGCCATCGATCACCACGAAGCAGGCGTTGCCGCTGCGCAGCCCTTGTTCCAGTGTGGTCTGTGCAAGGCTGCCGTTGCTGCTGGCGAGCAAGTTGCCATTGGCATCGTAGACGCGGATGGCAGCACCACCGGCACCGGCGGCAGACACCTGCAGCGCCAGCGCCGCGTTGTCCTGCGTTGCCGAAATGGCCCACGTTTGCGCGTGTGCGTCGTTGATCTGCGAAGTCGTCGCCTGACCCAGCGGCATCGAAGCGGATTGAGCAAGGTCGATCACGCGCAAGCCATAGCCGCCCAGCGCAGCCGCCGAGCCGGCGCTGATTTCCAGCGTGTAGATGCCCGCGCCCACTCGCACGGGCGAAAGCGCATCGAGCGAACCGGTCTTCACGACCGTCCCGTCTGCGGCACGCAGGGTCCAGTTGAGGCCGCTGCCGGCCAGCTGATCGAACATCAGCAACGCAGGGCCGTTGCACACCACTTGGTACTGGTCCGGCACGCCGGTCGTGGTGAGTTGACCGCTGATGTCAGTGCCCAGGGAAACCGTGCTGTGCACGGGCGTGATCACCGCGGTGTCGCAACCGATGGACATCGTGCTGGTGTTCGCCTGGTCGCCATCGATCACCACGCGGTAGCTGCCCGCATGCGGCAAGGCCAGTGCGATATCGTCACCCGCGTGCAGCGGAGTCGATGCCAGCACTTGCACGCCATGGGCGTCGTAGACGCGAATGCGCGCCAGGCCACCATCGACGGTGGAAGCATGCAAGCGCAGATAGTCGCCTGCCTGTGCGTCCACGGCGTAGGCGGCGCTGCTGCCGCCCGGGCTCAGGCTGATGGATTGCGCGTTGCCCAGGGGCAGGGCGGGTACGCTCGCGAAATCGATCAACTGGAACGCGAAGTCACCCAGTGCGCCAGCGTCCGGGCTGATGGTGAGGTGGTACTTCCCGATGGCGGCCAGCGCGATCGGCTCGCCTTGCGGGCGGCCGAATGTACTAGCCAGCGTGCGGCGGGAGATGATGCTGCCGTTGGGGCCGGTCAGTTCCCACTCGATGTCGCTGCGCGAGGTGATGGCGTCGAACAGCACCTGCGTGGATGCGCCGATATCGAAATCGTAGGTGTAGCGCTGCCCCGGCGACGCAATGGTGTCGGTAGTCACCGCTCCGGCGACCAGCGTGCGCGACACAGTGACGATGTGGCGCAAGGTGTAGGTCAGCGTGCCATCGGGATAGCCCGAGTATGTCGGCGTCCACACCACCGCGTAGTCGCCCGCGACCAGGTGAAGTGAGGGTGCTGGGTTGAAGGTGTTGCCTTGCGCAATCAACTTGCCTTGCGCACTGACGATGCGCCAGGTGCCGTAGACGCTGCCGGAGGGAACGTCGAGGGTGTAGTCGCCGTCGGCGGGTACGCTGAAATGATTCGTGGATGCGCTGAAGTCCTGATGGATCACGACTTGCGTCGGCTGATCCACCGCCAGCGGCGCCATGTTCGCAAGACTCTGCAGCGCGAAAGAGAACGCGCCGGTCTGCAGGTCGGTGCGCGACACCGTCAGCACGTAGTTTCCGGCCGGCAGCGCCAGCATGTTGGCGTTGTTGCCGAAGCCCGACTGGGTGACTTCCGCACCGCGCGGACCGACCAGTGTCCAATAAAGGCCGCTCACCGTCGGGCTGTTCATCATCACGGACGTGGGCGCATCCAGTGTGAAGCTGTAACTGACGGTCTGGCCTGGCTGGCTGATATTGCCGCTGATGGCACTATCCAGCGCGAGAGCCGAGGCGGTAGTGCCACGCTTGCCCAGCGTGAAATGCACCGACTCCGTGATGGCTGGCGTGATGGAATTGCCGGCCGGCGAGAGAATCAGCAGGTATTCGCCGGTCAGGTTGGCCGGGATGTCGATGGTGTCGTAGTAGTAGGCGTAGCCGGAGGACACCGACGTGCCGTGCGGATCCACGATTTGCCAGTAAGCGTTGAAGCTGGGGTTGCTCTTGTCACCCGAGAAATAGAAGTGATCGCCGGCCGTGGCATTGAAACGGAAGATGGTGGTCTGGTCGGAGGTCAACGTGGCCTGCGTGGTCGTGCCGAGCACCACGTCCTGCGCTGCATTGCGATCGAGCAGGCGAAACTGCACGTTCGCCGGCGTGTCGTTGGTATTGCGCAGGATCAGCGTGTACTGGCCAGCCGCCAGGTACTGATTTTCGCCTTGATCGTTGCCGAACGAATTCCAGCCGTAGCTGACGCCATTGCTGTTGCGGAACTGCCACTGCAGGTTGCTGTTGACGCCGTTGGCGCTGATCAGCGAATCGAAACTGACGACCTGCGCCGCATCCAGCGTAAAGGTGTATTGAGCGATGCTCTGGCGGCCCACAAGGCTTGCCGAAGCCAGATCGTTGATGGCGATGGATGCCTTGCTGACGCTCACCTGGCTGAGCGTGAAAGTATCCGTACCCGAGGCGTAGCTGGAGTACGCGTAGCCCATGTCGAGCAGGGTGTAGACGCCATCGACGGGTAGCGTGAATACCGTACCTGGCGTATCGCCGGACACGCCATTGATCACCTGGCCCTGCGGGCCGACCAGCTGCCAGGTGGGCGAATAGCCGCCCGACGTGCGATCCACGTTGAGCACCAGTTGCGTGCCGGCGCTGCCTTGCACGCGATAACCCACGGTGGATCGATCGGGCGTGCGCGTGGCGACCGTGGACTGGCTAAGCTGCAAAGTGGGAAGCGTGGTGGCATCGGTGACGCGGAAAGCGTACGCGCCGTTGCCGTTGTAATTGCCTGAGGAACTTGCACCCTGCAGCGTCAGCGCGTACGTGCCAGGCGGCAACGAGAGCAGGCTGTGCGTGATGTACATGGTGCTCGCGCTGAACTCGGTGCCACGAGGGCCGACGAGCGTCCAGACGACGTTGCTCGAATTCTCGCCATCGAACAGCAACTGCGTCGTGCTGTTCAACGTGAAGTTGTAGGTCTTGGTGGCGTTCCACGCGGCCAGCGTGCCCGCGGTAACGCTGCCCAGTGCGAGCGTATCGCCGGAGGGCACGGCGGTTGGTGGCGTATTGCCCAGGTTGTCCATGCGACCCTGATAGGTCACGGGTGTGCCGTTGCTGATCGCGCCTTCAACAATCAGCGTGTAGTTGCCGGTGATCGACAAGGTCACTGCGCCACTGTCGCTGGACAACGACGAAGGACCGGCCACGCTGCGACCGTACATGTCCACCAAACGCCACGTGCCCGAGCCGCCAGTGACGCCCAGCGCCTTGAACTTCACGCTGTCGCCCGCGTTTGCGCTGAACTGGTAAACCGCGCTGCTGTTGCCGGGCGTCAACGTGCCGCCGAAGGCGGTGCCCTGCGTGGTGGTGGAGGCGGTAGACAAATCAACGATATTGAAACCGAACGCGCCCGTGGCCGCGCCCGAACCTTGCACGACGATCGTGTAGTCGCCAGCGGGCAATGCTTGCACGCTATACGTGCTGCCATCGGAATTGCTGAAGCTGCGACGATTCACTTCGACGCCGCGCGGACCCGTCAACGTCCACAGCATGTCGCTGCGGTTGCTCAGCGAATCGAACGCCAGCTGCGTACTGGCGGCCAGATGGAAGGTGTAAACGAGCGACTGGCCGGCCTGGTTGATCGAACCGTTGACGGGTGCGCCCAGCGTCAGTGCACTGGTGATGTCAGGCACGGCGTTGAGCTGGAATTTGTAGCTCACGGTAGCGGTGGACGTGTTGGAGTCCGAGCCGTCCATCACCAGCCAGTAATCACCGGTGACCGGAGCGGTAAATGGATCGCTGCTGGAACCCAGCGTGTTGCCGGTGATGCGATTGCCATACGGATCCAGCAACCGCCAGCTTACCGAGCCGCCCGTGGCGGTCTGGCCACTCATGTACAGCTTCTGGCCCTGCGTGAGCGATACCTTGTACAAGCGCGAGCCGTTGGCGGCATCGAGCGTGTCCGATATGGCGCTGCCTGTTTGCAGCGGCGTTGACGAGGCATCGGTGAGCAGGCGGAAGGCATAGTTGCCGGTGACGCCGCTATCGACGTTCACCGCCAACGTATAGTCGCCAGCCACCAGCGCCATCGCGTTGGTGTAGTCGGACGAGTTGGTCTGATGCTGGCTCACCACCTGCCCAAGCGGGCCGGTGAGCGACCAATTGAAGTTGCCGCCAGTGAGCTTGTCGAACAACACCGACGTGTTGTCGTCCAGGCTGAAATGGTAGTAAGCCGTCTGGCCCGACTGCGTGATGCCAACATTGGTCGTCTGGTCCAGCGTCAACGACTGTTGGGAGTTGTTCACCGGCTGCAAGGTGAAGTTGTAAGTCACCGGTGCGGTGTTGCTCTGCGCGCCTTCCACCAGCAGCAGATATTGGCCGCTGTATTTCAGCGCGAACGTGTTCGCGTCGTAATTGAGGTTGCTCGCGCTGGTTTCCTGGCGACCGTACGGATCGATCAGGCGCCAGTACACGGAGTTTCCGGCGGTGGACTGCGTGCCTCCCGCCTTGAAGTAGAACTGCTGTCCGGCCGTGCCATCGAAGCGATAGACGCTGGTCTCGTTGCCCTGCACCAGCGTGTCGGTGACCTTGGTGTCCGGCGTGAGATCGGCCGCCGTGCTGGCATCGACAATGCGCATGCCATAGCTGCCGGTGGAGTCGTTGCTGCCGCTCACCGTCAGCGTATAGGTGCCGGCGGTCAAGTCGTAGGCAGAGCTGTTGTAGCCGCCGGCATCGTCGGAAAAGCTGCGATTGACCACCGTGCCGTTGGGGCCGCTGAGCTGCCAGCTCAGGTCGCTGCGATTGGTCAGGCTGTCGAAGACAACGCGCTTGTCGTCCTGCACCGTGAATTGATAGTGGTTCTGTTGCCCAGGCGCGTCGAGGCTGCCATTGATGGAAATGGCAGCGGGATTGACGTCGCCCGAAAGCAGCACGCGCGGTTCCAGCGCCTCGAAGCGGATGGCAGGCAACTCGTGCGATGACGATTCCGCTGCCTGGGCGTCCAGCTGTTCGTCGCGATCCGTCGCGTGCTGGGCGGGGGAGACCTTGCCGTTGGCGTTGCCGTGCGACTGTTCCATGGTGTCCTCGATTTTGGGTTGGCGCGCGTGCGGGACGCGGTATCGCCATCAGTGAAAATGGTGGTGGCCTGCGAATGGGTGTGACGCGTCGGACAGGGTGCGGCGCGAACGCCGATGCAGCCCTTGGCCGGGTATTACTTGTTCAATGCGGCTTTGCACTTCACGCCCGACGGAATGTCGAGCTTGGGATTGGGAAGATCCATGAACACAACGAAGGTGCCGCTCGCCGCATCGATGATGCGGTCCACGCTGGTGATCTTTGCGGTGTAGGCCTTGCTGGAGAGAATTTCCGGCGTCACCGTGGCGGACATGCCATTCACCGGTTCGCCGAATGCGCGCATGGGCATCACGACGCGTACGCGCAATGGATCGAGCTGGGCAAGCTTCAACACGGCGTGTCGCGTGGCGCCTGGCTCGAAAATCTCGCCGGCCCACATCATCTGGTCGACGACGACGCCGTCAAAGGGACTGCGGATCGTGCGCAAGCTCAGCTGGCTCGATTGCTGGACGTATTCCAGCCGCGCCACCTCGCGGTTTTCCTTCGCCTCTACCAATTCGGCCTGCGCCTGCTTGAGTTCGGCTTCGGCATCGTCGCTGTCCTGGCGCGACATCAATTTCTCGTCGGCCATATCGCGACGACGGCCGAATTTGCGTTGGGAGAATTCGATCTTGCTTTGCGCGAGTTGAGCGGGGCCTGCGAGTTGCGACTTGTAGTGGGCCAGATCGGTCGCCGCCTGTTCAGCATGGGAGTCCAGGGACGCCAGCACCTGGTTGCGGGCAATGCGATCGCCGCGCTTGACCATCACTTTGTCGATCAGTCCGCTCGCCGGCATGCCCAACTCGACGGTCTGCATAGGCTCGATCAGGCAGTCGTAACTCTCAGCCGCTGCAAGCGCGGTTGATGAGGATGTGAGCAGGCCGAAGATGGCAACCCCAAACAGGTGTCGCCTGGCGCCCTTCCGTGCGCGTGCCGTGCCCAGAACATTTCTGGGTAAGAGAGTCATTCCTTTGCCCCCCGAGTCACCATCGCTTGAGCGGCCCCCTGGCGCGTCTTAATGCGATGGCAGCGCAGAAACTAGCGAGTCCCGTGAGGACTCACAAGAGTGCCTTGATCGCAAGTGATTGCGACAGTAGAAAAAACAATCATTTACTGATGGAAATTCACGCGCCTTGAGCAAAAAACCTTGCGCTTTGCATCGAGACAAATCGAAGGTTTCTGCTGAAAGTATCGCCCCCCCCGCAGATCAATGACAGGAATAACTAGAGGTAGCGGGGTCACTCTGGACACGAATCTCGGCAGGCGTTAGCCCGCAGAGGCTGTTATGGGGCATCTCGCAGTTGTATGCGGCTGGTCGTTGCTTCGCGTGCTCGCGCACCTGGTGAAGCGTGGGGAATATGGGCACGTCCAGGACACTACGTCGATAGCCGCCGTTTGCAGCGTTCGATGAAGTCGTTCCGCATCGGGCGACCTGAGTTAGATGAAGTCGAGGGCAATGCTCTTGCGCTCGGCTAATTCGGCCAGCGCCAAGGCGACGAAATCGGATGTGCAAGATGGCTGTTGCAGTCGAGTCGGAAGTTGGGGCAAGAAAATGTCCCGCAAAAGAGCACGTCCAGGCATAGCTCGAATCCGCACAGCTCACCGTGTGGTTCGCGACATGGCAGAGTGATTAGGGTCGGTTATCGGGGGTATGCATTGGTGCACCCCATGAGATCACCAGCTGGTCTCCGTGGATCAGTCCACTTTCGATTGGT
The nucleotide sequence above comes from Dyella telluris. Encoded proteins:
- a CDS encoding efflux RND transporter periplasmic adaptor subunit; amino-acid sequence: MTLLPRNVLGTARARKGARRHLFGVAIFGLLTSSSTALAAAESYDCLIEPMQTVELGMPASGLIDKVMVKRGDRIARNQVLASLDSHAEQAATDLAHYKSQLAGPAQLAQSKIEFSQRKFGRRRDMADEKLMSRQDSDDAEAELKQAQAELVEAKENREVARLEYVQQSSQLSLRTIRSPFDGVVVDQMMWAGEIFEPGATRHAVLKLAQLDPLRVRVVMPMRAFGEPVNGMSATVTPEILSSKAYTAKITSVDRIIDAASGTFVVFMDLPNPKLDIPSGVKCKAALNK